Proteins found in one Geomonas subterranea genomic segment:
- a CDS encoding NAD-dependent epimerase/dehydratase family protein, whose product MQPVFIVGCGAVGRRVAALALAQGKNVCTFTRGEAPLSGVSHYSGNLDEPETLRGLPTRGAWMIYLAPPPGGGHEDTRMRNFLSVIASGDEPAKVVYISTSGVYGAGSEVVTEETEPDPQTARGKRRLHAERLMQAWGREHGVPVVVLRVTAIYAADRLPVTQLTTGQPVLLEEEALPSNRIHADDLSRICLAALERGEDGAVFNVSDGAPSTMTAYFNAAAEKLGLPRPRQVTMAEARQLMTPLMISYFSEGRIVDSSKMRKELGITLLYPNLEAGLKG is encoded by the coding sequence ATGCAACCAGTATTCATCGTCGGGTGCGGTGCCGTCGGCCGTCGTGTCGCCGCTTTGGCACTCGCGCAGGGAAAGAACGTCTGCACCTTCACCAGGGGGGAGGCGCCGCTGTCCGGTGTGTCTCACTACAGCGGCAACCTCGATGAACCCGAAACGCTACGCGGGCTGCCGACCCGCGGCGCGTGGATGATCTACCTCGCTCCGCCGCCGGGAGGGGGGCACGAGGACACCAGGATGCGCAACTTCCTCTCCGTCATCGCGTCCGGGGACGAACCGGCCAAGGTCGTGTACATCAGCACCAGTGGCGTCTACGGCGCGGGGAGCGAGGTGGTTACCGAGGAGACCGAACCCGACCCGCAGACCGCGCGCGGCAAAAGGCGGCTGCACGCCGAGCGCCTGATGCAGGCCTGGGGGCGCGAGCACGGGGTCCCCGTGGTTGTCCTCAGGGTTACCGCTATCTACGCTGCGGACCGCCTGCCGGTCACCCAGCTCACCACCGGCCAGCCGGTGCTCCTGGAAGAGGAGGCGCTTCCCAGCAACAGGATCCATGCCGACGATCTTTCCCGCATCTGCCTGGCGGCGCTGGAACGGGGGGAGGACGGGGCGGTTTTCAACGTGAGCGACGGGGCCCCGAGCACCATGACCGCCTATTTCAACGCGGCGGCGGAAAAACTCGGCCTCCCCAGACCACGGCAGGTGACCATGGCGGAGGCACGTCAACTCATGACCCCGCTGATGATCTCCTACTTCTCAGAGGGACGCATCGTCGACAGCAGCAAGATGCGGAAGGAACTGGGCATCACCCTGCTCTACCCAAACCTCGAGGCCGGGCTGAAGGGGTAG
- a CDS encoding nicotinate phosphoribosyltransferase, with amino-acid sequence MSYSPLLTDLYELTMLAGYFDQGMHERPAAFDLFFRQNPFRGGYAVFAGLDTALSYLEALSFSGEELAYLENLRIFKPDFLAYLADFRFTGSITAPPEGAVVFGGEPLITVEGGLAEAQFVETALLNIINFQTLAATKAARIKLAAGDATVLEFGLRRAQGPDGGLSAARAAFIGGVRSTSNVLAGMRYGIPVRGTHAHSWIMAFPDELAAFRCYANEFPDSCVLLIDTYDTLKCGLPNALTVARELKERGHDLAGVRIDSGDLAYLSRQVRAAFDEAGFPGVKIVASNELDENVIESMRREGSRIDIYGVGTRLATCAGEGGGALGGVYKLVSMDGEPKLKLTSDVAKATLPDRKKVLRALAPDGSFILDLIALRDEEILPGAVVFDPANPVQHVRIPEQARLVELRSMVMRDGARCVPTPDLERSADLASQQLQLLPDGCLRLVNPHIYKVSISSGLNTLRLKLMNHIQSKYRT; translated from the coding sequence ATGTCTTATTCGCCGCTGCTTACCGACCTGTACGAACTGACCATGCTGGCGGGGTACTTCGACCAGGGGATGCACGAGCGTCCCGCCGCCTTCGACCTCTTTTTCCGCCAGAACCCGTTTCGCGGCGGCTACGCGGTCTTCGCCGGGCTCGACACCGCCCTCTCCTACCTGGAGGCGCTCTCCTTCAGCGGCGAGGAACTCGCCTACCTGGAGAACCTGAGGATCTTCAAGCCCGACTTCCTCGCCTACCTCGCGGATTTCCGCTTCACCGGAAGCATCACGGCGCCTCCTGAAGGAGCGGTGGTCTTTGGCGGCGAGCCGCTCATCACAGTGGAGGGGGGACTCGCCGAGGCGCAGTTCGTGGAGACCGCGCTCCTCAACATCATCAACTTCCAGACCCTGGCGGCCACCAAGGCGGCACGCATCAAGCTCGCGGCGGGCGACGCAACCGTGCTCGAGTTCGGGCTGCGCCGCGCGCAGGGACCGGACGGAGGTCTCTCGGCGGCCAGGGCCGCTTTCATCGGGGGGGTGCGTTCGACCAGCAACGTCCTGGCCGGGATGCGCTACGGCATCCCGGTGCGTGGCACCCATGCCCACAGCTGGATCATGGCCTTTCCAGACGAGCTCGCGGCCTTTCGCTGCTACGCCAATGAGTTCCCAGACAGCTGCGTCCTGCTGATCGACACCTACGACACCTTGAAGTGCGGCCTCCCCAACGCGCTCACGGTGGCACGCGAACTCAAGGAACGCGGCCACGACCTGGCCGGCGTCCGCATCGATTCCGGCGACCTCGCCTACCTTTCGCGCCAGGTGCGTGCGGCGTTCGACGAGGCCGGCTTCCCCGGCGTAAAGATCGTCGCTTCCAACGAGCTGGACGAAAACGTGATCGAGTCGATGCGCCGGGAAGGGAGCAGGATCGACATCTACGGCGTCGGCACCCGCCTGGCGACCTGCGCCGGCGAGGGGGGCGGTGCCCTGGGCGGCGTCTACAAGCTGGTCTCCATGGACGGGGAGCCGAAGCTCAAACTCACAAGCGACGTTGCCAAGGCGACCCTCCCCGACCGCAAGAAGGTGTTGCGCGCCCTCGCCCCGGACGGGTCCTTCATCCTGGACCTGATCGCGCTGCGGGACGAGGAGATACTCCCGGGAGCGGTGGTGTTCGACCCGGCCAATCCGGTTCAGCACGTCCGGATCCCGGAACAGGCACGGCTGGTCGAACTGCGGAGCATGGTGATGAGAGACGGCGCCAGATGTGTTCCGACGCCGGATCTGGAAAGGAGCGCCGATCTGGCCTCGCAACAGCTCCAACTCCTGCCCGACGGATGTCTGCGCCTGGTAAACCCGCACATCTACAAGGTGTCGATCAGCTCCGGACTCAACACGCTGCGCCTGAAGCTGATGAACCACATCCAGAGCAAATACCGCACCTAG
- a CDS encoding FAD/NAD(P)-binding protein has translation MRELQHSPHVPFAAHLLERKDLSEDTALFRVSPEDGALATLSTFVPGQFLQLSVPGAGEIPISPADLLTPDGTMELCVRRVGHVTDLLHKSKPGAVLGIRGPFGSGFPLREMAGKPVLLLAGGLGIVPLRSLLMYLLRQRSSYGEITLMYGAKQPKLMLFREELSALAAAGGMRLYLTVDFAPETLDGGYSCAVGLLPDLLKGFHFDAVNTYAAVCGPPPLYRCLVTDLESAGVDATRILLSLERRMRCGVGRCCHCALGQKLCCLDGPVFRASELKGIPEAL, from the coding sequence ATGAGAGAGCTTCAGCATTCGCCCCATGTCCCATTCGCGGCGCACCTGCTCGAGCGCAAGGACCTCTCCGAGGATACGGCGCTGTTTCGCGTAAGTCCCGAGGATGGCGCGCTGGCTACGCTATCTACCTTCGTCCCCGGACAATTCCTGCAGCTCTCGGTGCCGGGAGCCGGGGAAATCCCCATCTCACCGGCAGATCTCCTCACCCCGGACGGCACCATGGAGCTATGCGTGCGCCGCGTCGGGCACGTCACGGACCTGTTGCACAAGTCTAAGCCGGGCGCCGTCCTGGGAATTCGCGGCCCCTTCGGCAGCGGGTTTCCACTGCGGGAAATGGCGGGCAAGCCGGTCCTGCTTCTGGCCGGTGGGCTCGGCATCGTTCCGCTCCGCTCGCTTCTCATGTACCTTTTGCGGCAACGAAGCAGCTACGGCGAGATCACCCTCATGTACGGGGCCAAACAGCCCAAGCTCATGCTGTTTAGGGAAGAGCTTTCCGCTCTGGCCGCAGCCGGGGGGATGCGGCTCTACCTGACCGTCGACTTCGCGCCCGAGACGCTGGACGGCGGATATTCCTGTGCGGTCGGCCTGTTGCCCGACCTCTTGAAAGGTTTCCATTTCGATGCCGTCAACACCTATGCCGCGGTCTGCGGCCCCCCTCCCCTCTACCGCTGCCTGGTGACCGACCTGGAGAGCGCCGGTGTCGACGCCACTCGCATCCTGCTGAGCCTCGAGCGCCGGATGCGCTGCGGGGTGGGGCGCTGCTGCCACTGCGCGTTGGGGCAGAAGCTTTGCTGCCTGGACGGGCCCGTGTTCCGGGCCAGCGAACTGAAAGGGATACCGGAGGCGCTGTGA
- a CDS encoding tetratricopeptide repeat protein, giving the protein MGHRTSTCLALLLFTGVATGALIPKQHPVHIEQEEYLEADDWFQAGVELNSEGNYREATEAFSRSVALAPGNSLAWLNLGTTQALSGDYSRAIDSLKKSVLLDNSLALAYSNLAEVCFKADRFKEAVEAYTSLLKLWPGNANALYKLGLSHLLLGQSEKAQGEYLSLKLVDPELAEKLHHAIIQGAGK; this is encoded by the coding sequence ATGGGACACCGCACCAGCACTTGTCTCGCGCTATTGCTTTTCACAGGGGTGGCCACCGGCGCGCTGATCCCCAAGCAGCACCCGGTCCACATCGAACAGGAGGAATACCTGGAAGCCGATGACTGGTTCCAGGCGGGGGTCGAACTTAACAGCGAGGGCAACTACCGGGAAGCCACCGAGGCGTTCAGCAGGAGCGTCGCCCTGGCTCCGGGCAACTCCCTCGCCTGGCTCAACCTCGGGACGACCCAGGCCCTGAGCGGCGACTACAGCCGCGCCATAGATTCTCTCAAGAAGTCCGTGTTGCTGGACAACTCGCTCGCTCTGGCCTATTCGAACCTGGCCGAGGTCTGTTTCAAGGCGGACCGTTTCAAGGAAGCAGTCGAGGCTTACACATCCTTACTCAAGCTGTGGCCGGGAAACGCCAATGCGCTTTACAAACTGGGACTGTCACATCTGCTGCTCGGCCAATCGGAAAAGGCACAGGGAGAGTATCTTTCCCTCAAATTAGTAGATCCGGAACTGGCGGAAAAACTGCATCATGCGATAATTCAAGGTGCTGGTAAATGA
- a CDS encoding Ni/Fe hydrogenase subunit alpha, producing the protein MGSVVEIAPLTRLEGHGSVRVYREGSRVERVELRFSDSPRLFEALLLGKSFTEVPEIICRICSLCSTVHKVTALLAVEDALGIEVSEVTTLTRDLMLQAGMIQDHALHLYCLVLPDLLGVRGVAELARVAPDLLKTGLAIKKAGNQILETAGGRLIHPVNIRLGGLGRCLNKKELLQLRDELLKVLPAAQEAHRLFSTPFPFPDLAGPDFAALQPSASRLSAPLCRMSDGSTFAVRDYRQHMEETVVSHSNAKLSTVRGRHATVGALARLNLSPDLEKHASELFSAHKKELVGKDIRGNNLAQAVEMCHATERALRLIDRLIELGARGEQGTDTSPREGTGCAACEAPRGILVHSYAFDSRGICTWADVITPTALNQGALARDLLILARAMEGEETNRMTTALERLIRCYDPCISCSVHVLSL; encoded by the coding sequence ATGGGCAGCGTAGTTGAGATAGCGCCTCTGACCAGGCTGGAAGGTCACGGCAGCGTCCGGGTCTACCGGGAGGGAAGCCGGGTGGAGCGGGTCGAACTGCGGTTCAGCGACTCCCCCCGCCTGTTCGAAGCGCTCCTCCTGGGGAAGAGCTTCACCGAGGTGCCGGAAATCATCTGCCGCATCTGCTCGCTTTGTTCCACGGTGCACAAGGTGACCGCGCTCCTGGCGGTGGAGGATGCCCTGGGGATCGAGGTCTCTGAGGTGACGACCCTCACGCGGGACCTGATGCTGCAGGCGGGGATGATACAGGACCACGCCCTGCATCTGTACTGCCTGGTGCTTCCCGACCTGTTGGGGGTGAGGGGCGTGGCCGAGCTGGCACGGGTCGCGCCGGACCTGCTGAAAACCGGGCTCGCGATCAAGAAGGCCGGCAACCAGATCCTCGAAACGGCGGGAGGAAGGCTCATCCATCCGGTCAACATCCGCCTCGGGGGGCTCGGACGCTGCCTGAACAAGAAGGAACTGCTGCAACTGAGGGACGAGCTCCTGAAGGTGCTCCCGGCCGCGCAGGAGGCGCACCGCCTCTTCAGCACGCCCTTCCCCTTCCCCGACCTCGCCGGACCCGATTTCGCAGCCCTGCAACCGTCCGCCAGCCGGCTAAGCGCACCTCTTTGCCGCATGAGCGACGGCAGCACCTTTGCAGTGCGGGATTACCGTCAACACATGGAGGAGACGGTGGTGAGCCATTCCAACGCCAAACTCTCCACGGTGCGCGGCAGGCACGCCACCGTTGGCGCCCTGGCCCGGCTCAACCTGAGTCCCGACTTGGAGAAGCACGCGTCGGAACTGTTCAGCGCCCACAAAAAGGAACTGGTGGGCAAAGACATTCGAGGCAACAACCTGGCCCAGGCGGTTGAGATGTGCCACGCCACGGAGCGGGCGTTGCGCCTGATCGACCGCCTCATCGAGCTGGGGGCACGGGGAGAACAAGGAACGGACACCTCACCGCGGGAGGGAACGGGTTGCGCCGCCTGCGAGGCCCCCCGCGGCATCCTCGTTCACAGCTATGCATTCGATTCCCGCGGGATCTGCACCTGGGCAGACGTGATCACCCCCACCGCCCTGAACCAGGGCGCCCTCGCCCGTGACCTCTTGATCCTTGCCCGCGCCATGGAGGGAGAAGAAACCAACCGCATGACCACGGCCCTGGAACGGCTCATCCGCTGTTACGATCCCTGTATCTCCTGCTCGGTTCACGTATTGTCACTCTAG
- a CDS encoding nicotinamidase — MQRRAALLVIDVQLDFCPGGALPVPDGDQVVLPLNHYLELFTMRSVPVFASRDWHPEQSKHFKAQGGIWPPHCVQGSPGADFHPGLRLPEGTIVISKGMSSWDNGYSAMQGVTENGTPLSMLLRRMDLDRLYVGGLATDYCVKESVLEALNEGFAVTVLTDAIRGVDVNPGDSERALREMLDAGAGQATLPSVRSALLSDGEPRPPARTG, encoded by the coding sequence ATGCAGCGCAGAGCTGCCCTTCTCGTGATCGACGTACAGCTCGACTTCTGCCCCGGCGGTGCGCTCCCCGTCCCCGATGGCGACCAGGTGGTGCTGCCGCTCAACCACTACCTGGAACTCTTCACCATGAGGAGCGTACCTGTTTTCGCGTCCCGGGACTGGCACCCGGAGCAGAGCAAGCACTTCAAGGCGCAGGGTGGGATCTGGCCCCCCCACTGCGTGCAGGGGTCGCCGGGCGCCGACTTTCACCCGGGTTTGAGGCTGCCGGAAGGGACCATCGTCATCTCGAAGGGGATGTCCAGTTGGGACAATGGCTACTCGGCGATGCAGGGGGTCACGGAAAACGGCACGCCATTGTCCATGCTGCTGCGCCGCATGGACTTGGACCGGCTCTATGTGGGGGGGCTGGCAACGGATTACTGCGTGAAGGAGTCCGTGCTGGAGGCGCTCAATGAGGGGTTCGCGGTGACCGTGCTGACCGACGCGATACGTGGTGTCGATGTGAATCCGGGTGATTCGGAACGCGCGCTGCGAGAAATGCTGGACGCCGGCGCCGGCCAGGCCACCCTCCCCTCGGTCCGCAGCGCCCTGCTCTCCGATGGGGAGCCGCGCCCCCCTGCCAGAACGGGGTGA
- a CDS encoding NADH:ubiquinone oxidoreductase, whose product MKVAITGLTACSGCQLTLLNCEEELPELLAHCEIIYFPLAESGNVLDAQFDAAIVEGAVSTPKDLELLFKLRNASKLLVAYGTCALFGGVAAMNNGISTREELLRVVFGQGGEIPESFPPAPLVNFVSVDATITGCPPEKQEILELMAALAAGALPPTRAYPVCTECRSRENLCLLLEKRELCLGPVVQGGCNARCPATGIVCEGCRGPVREANVAQELELLLERGFGREEIERRMRRFKPEWNYGQRS is encoded by the coding sequence ATGAAAGTCGCCATAACGGGGCTCACCGCATGTTCCGGGTGCCAACTCACCTTGTTGAACTGCGAGGAGGAACTCCCGGAACTGCTGGCACACTGCGAAATCATCTATTTCCCCCTTGCTGAAAGCGGCAACGTGCTCGACGCGCAATTCGATGCCGCCATCGTGGAGGGGGCCGTCTCCACCCCCAAGGACCTGGAGCTGCTGTTCAAGCTGAGAAATGCCAGCAAGCTCCTGGTGGCCTACGGCACCTGCGCCCTGTTTGGCGGCGTCGCAGCCATGAACAACGGGATCAGCACCAGGGAAGAGCTGCTCAGGGTGGTGTTCGGTCAGGGTGGTGAAATCCCGGAAAGCTTCCCGCCTGCCCCGCTGGTGAACTTCGTCAGCGTGGACGCGACCATCACCGGTTGCCCCCCAGAAAAGCAGGAGATACTGGAGCTCATGGCCGCACTCGCGGCCGGCGCCCTCCCCCCCACGCGCGCCTACCCCGTTTGCACCGAGTGCCGCAGCCGCGAGAACCTTTGCCTGCTGCTGGAAAAAAGGGAGCTCTGCCTGGGGCCCGTGGTGCAGGGAGGATGCAATGCCCGCTGTCCTGCCACCGGCATCGTCTGCGAAGGATGCAGGGGACCGGTACGCGAGGCGAACGTGGCCCAGGAGCTTGAGCTATTGCTGGAGCGGGGATTCGGCAGGGAAGAGATCGAGCGGAGGATGAGACGATTCAAACCGGAGTGGAACTATGGGCAGCGTAGTTGA
- a CDS encoding 3-deoxy-7-phosphoheptulonate synthase — MIKTNNLKVKSITPIIAPTDLRQVFPISVQSGTCVSESREAIAKILRGEDKRLMVVVGPCSIHDPKGALEYAGKLAALAKEVSGELLLIMRVYFEKPRTTVGWKGLINDPGMDGTHLISKGLGIARDLLCKVTEMGLPVATEMLDPITPEYLADLLSWGAIGARTTESQTHREMASGLSFPIGFKNGTDGNLQIAIDAMKAALHPHSFLGINRDGLTSILQTTGNPDVHIVLRGGNKKPNYSPEDIAKSEEMLSKAGLNPTLMVDCSHGNSEKKFERQTEVLKSVIDQIVAGNRSISGVMIESYLKEGNQPLPKNLADLTYGVSITDSCISWETTEKALREAHQRLKACGGRKIA, encoded by the coding sequence ATGATTAAGACGAACAACCTCAAGGTAAAAAGCATCACCCCGATCATCGCACCGACCGATCTCAGGCAGGTCTTTCCGATCTCCGTGCAGTCCGGGACCTGCGTGAGCGAAAGCCGCGAGGCCATCGCCAAGATACTGAGGGGCGAGGACAAACGGCTCATGGTGGTGGTCGGCCCCTGTTCCATCCACGATCCCAAAGGAGCACTGGAGTACGCCGGGAAACTGGCGGCCCTCGCCAAGGAAGTTTCCGGGGAACTCCTCTTGATCATGCGGGTCTACTTCGAGAAGCCGCGCACGACCGTCGGCTGGAAGGGGCTCATCAACGACCCCGGCATGGACGGCACCCACCTCATCTCCAAAGGGCTCGGCATCGCCCGCGACCTTCTGTGCAAGGTGACCGAGATGGGGCTTCCTGTGGCCACCGAGATGCTCGACCCCATCACCCCCGAATACCTGGCCGATCTCCTCTCCTGGGGCGCCATCGGCGCGAGAACCACCGAGTCCCAGACCCATCGCGAGATGGCGAGCGGCCTCTCCTTCCCCATCGGCTTCAAAAACGGCACCGACGGGAACCTGCAGATCGCCATCGACGCCATGAAGGCGGCGCTGCACCCGCACAGCTTTCTGGGCATCAACCGCGACGGTCTCACCTCCATCCTTCAGACCACCGGAAATCCCGACGTGCACATCGTACTGCGCGGCGGCAACAAGAAGCCCAACTACTCGCCGGAGGACATCGCCAAGTCGGAGGAGATGCTGTCCAAGGCGGGGCTCAATCCCACACTGATGGTGGACTGCAGCCACGGCAATTCCGAGAAGAAGTTCGAGCGCCAGACCGAGGTGCTGAAAAGCGTCATCGACCAGATCGTGGCGGGCAACCGCTCCATCTCCGGCGTCATGATCGAGAGCTATCTGAAGGAAGGGAACCAGCCGCTCCCGAAGAACCTTGCCGACCTGACCTACGGCGTCTCCATCACCGACAGCTGCATCAGCTGGGAGACCACCGAAAAGGCACTGCGCGAGGCGCACCAAAGGCTGAAGGCCTGTGGCGGGAGAAAGATCGCCTAA
- a CDS encoding tyrosine-protein phosphatase encodes MGNYFTDYHCHLLPALDDGAVDVRESLDMARTLSSFGFATVHCTPHLIRGGYENDPPRVIRAVQLMQRRLDEEGISLRLVPGNEHYLDQYLPELLPGGLRAGNSRYLLVEVPFQAGPELLRPIVQTFSKHGLAPLIAHPERCRAFDPAAKKGGLWGALSLALGKESEPDLADSGIVELKRSGCRFQGNLGSFAGYYGYEVRERALLFLRHGLYSCLGTDAHSGEKLWDMLVAGYAVVESVLGEAATHDLLRGTQLDNGA; translated from the coding sequence ATGGGCAACTACTTCACCGATTATCATTGCCATTTGCTGCCAGCGCTCGATGACGGCGCCGTCGACGTGAGAGAGTCCCTGGACATGGCGCGCACGCTCTCAAGCTTCGGCTTCGCGACGGTTCACTGCACACCGCACCTGATCCGTGGAGGCTATGAGAATGATCCTCCCCGCGTCATCCGGGCCGTACAGCTCATGCAGAGGCGGCTCGACGAAGAGGGGATTTCCCTCCGCCTGGTTCCCGGCAACGAGCACTACCTGGACCAGTACCTGCCGGAGTTGCTACCGGGAGGACTGAGAGCCGGGAACTCACGCTACCTGCTGGTCGAAGTCCCCTTTCAGGCCGGGCCTGAACTGCTTCGTCCCATCGTCCAGACCTTTTCAAAACACGGCCTCGCCCCCCTCATCGCGCACCCAGAGCGCTGCCGCGCCTTCGATCCTGCTGCAAAAAAAGGGGGACTGTGGGGCGCCCTATCCCTGGCATTGGGCAAGGAATCTGAGCCAGACCTCGCTGACTCCGGGATCGTCGAGCTCAAGCGGTCGGGGTGCAGGTTCCAGGGCAACCTGGGGAGTTTCGCCGGGTACTACGGTTACGAGGTGCGCGAGCGCGCACTGCTCTTCCTGAGGCACGGCCTCTATTCCTGCCTTGGCACCGATGCCCACAGCGGCGAGAAGCTGTGGGACATGCTGGTGGCCGGGTACGCAGTGGTCGAATCGGTGCTAGGCGAAGCCGCGACCCACGACCTGCTGCGCGGTACCCAACTCGACAACGGCGCCTGA
- a CDS encoding 4Fe-4S dicluster domain-containing protein: MTRNFLKTSRLDQFLETLRLFGELHAPTVSESGVHRFAPLEDPGDLFLDYRRTQIPPKKYLLPFREEILRYTGGVYREGHSGAGDIVLFGIHSCDLEGIAYLDRVFLADPADPGYSARRSRLTLIGVSCEPDDFCFCPEKRESTACDLFLTQSDQGFHLASHSVKGEALLSASGHLLEKGPKPSPPPRASGYCFPPQDPQLRFSDHPLWKKFASTCVSCGACSVCCPTCYCFDVREYPALPEGGTRMREWDNCLFASHGEVAGANFRPERLDRLRFRFLHKFCGFTPLQGVNSCVGCGRCKEVCPVGIDLRELTAQPAREKP, encoded by the coding sequence GTGACAAGAAACTTCCTGAAAACCTCGAGACTGGACCAGTTCCTGGAGACGCTGCGCCTCTTCGGCGAGTTGCACGCCCCCACCGTCTCCGAGAGCGGAGTGCACAGGTTCGCGCCCCTGGAGGACCCAGGCGATTTGTTCCTCGACTACCGCCGCACCCAGATCCCCCCCAAGAAATACCTGCTCCCCTTCCGGGAGGAGATCCTCCGCTACACGGGTGGCGTGTACCGCGAAGGGCACTCCGGCGCCGGGGACATCGTCCTCTTCGGCATCCACAGCTGCGACCTGGAAGGTATCGCCTACCTCGACCGCGTGTTCCTGGCCGACCCGGCAGACCCCGGCTACTCCGCGCGCAGGTCGAGGCTCACGCTGATCGGTGTATCCTGCGAACCCGACGATTTCTGTTTTTGCCCGGAGAAAAGGGAATCGACTGCCTGCGACCTCTTCCTGACCCAATCGGACCAAGGCTTCCATCTCGCCAGTCACAGCGTCAAGGGAGAGGCGCTCCTGTCCGCGTCGGGTCACCTGCTGGAGAAGGGGCCGAAACCCTCACCTCCGCCGCGCGCCTCCGGCTACTGCTTTCCTCCCCAGGACCCGCAGCTGCGCTTTTCAGATCATCCGCTTTGGAAGAAGTTCGCCTCGACCTGCGTCTCCTGCGGAGCCTGTTCGGTCTGCTGCCCCACCTGCTACTGCTTCGACGTCCGGGAGTATCCCGCCCTTCCCGAAGGGGGGACCCGGATGAGGGAGTGGGACAACTGCCTGTTCGCAAGTCACGGCGAGGTCGCCGGAGCCAACTTCCGCCCGGAGAGGCTGGACCGGCTGCGCTTCCGCTTCCTGCACAAGTTCTGCGGTTTCACACCGCTGCAGGGGGTCAATTCCTGCGTCGGCTGCGGCCGTTGCAAGGAGGTCTGTCCGGTCGGAATCGACCTGCGGGAACTGACCGCCCAGCCCGCGCGGGAGAAACCATGA